The sequence below is a genomic window from Synechococcus sp. PCC 7335.
TACCTTGATCGGCCATACTGTTCGTTGCTTCAGCTTCTTTAATCGGTTCTGCCCAGTTCCCTGTAAAAATCACCTGTGTTGTGATTTCAGGCTTAACGCTACGCGCCCCTAAGGTAAAACTGTTGATGTTGCGCAGCACTTGCGGAATGGGTTTCGCGCCCACAAACCCTAGCTTTCCTGTTTGAGACGTTAGCGCAGCAACAATGCCTGCAACATATTGAGCTTCATCAATGTAGCCAAAGTAGCTGCCGACATTTTTAGGGGTACCGCCCTCTTCGTACAGACCGCCTGCATGGAAAAACTGCACGTCAGGATACTCTTCAGCCAGCTTGACAATGTGTGGATCAAAGTAGCCAAATGACGTTGGGAAAAGTGCCTTGACCCCGTCAATATCGATCATACTGCGCATTGATTCAGCGACGGCTGTCGTTTCAGGCACGTTTGCCTCCTCGACTATCTCGGCCCAAGAAAATTCCTTCGCCATTGCTGCCGCGCCTTCTGCATGGGCCTGGTTGTAGCCGTAGTCATCTTTAGGGCCGACATAGATAAACCCGAAAGTCATTCCATCTTTGTCACCTGTCGCATCGCTACTCGCACTCTCGGCGCTACAACCCGTACCAAACTTAACGGTCAGCCCATATGCGCCCGTCGCTAACAAGCCTCGAATAAGCTGACGGCGAGAAACCCCAAATCGACTATTGCCCACGGTGGCAACTCCTTAACGAAGAATTGAACAAAGCTTATCAAGCTCATCTGGCCGTAAATCGGACAAAGGTGCGAAAAAAGTATGCAAAAGCACTGAGGGCTAAAAGAGAATGTTCTTTTGGCTACAATCTTTCCTGCTCAGCAGGGTTCTGTAGTGGTTCCTATAACGCAAAGTCTCTTTTTAGAAAGGGGGTGTAGTCTATAACCTATATATGTGACGTGTCTAGGTGCTGCATGACCTCTGAAGAAGTCTTAAGCCTCGTTGAGCACGCGATCTACAGCAGTGATCGCGTTAAACGTAGTCTCAGTCCACTGCAGCGGACAGTTTTTCGCTATGTCTGGGAGGGGTCGTACTCCTATGGCGAAATCGCGCAGCACTCGGGGTATGAGCTGAGCTATGTGAAACAAACAGGCTCACAGCTTTGGCGAATGCTCTCTAAGGTCCTAGAAGAGAAAGTCACTAAGAACAATGTTCGAGTTGTTCTACAGCGCAATATACAGTCAATTGCTGCGCTATCTCTTGAATCATCGAATTCGCCTGTGGTCGATTGGGGCGATGCGGTAGATATCTCTTGCTTTTATGGTCGTCAGGCTGAGCTGACGCAGCTAACAAACTGGGTCGTTAGCGATCGCTGCCGACTCATCGGTATTTTTGGTATGGGCGGCATGGGTAAAACAGCCCTCTCGATTCGATTGGCCCAGCAGCTAGAGCAAAAAGGCGGCTTCTCTCGGATTGTATGGCGCTCGTTAAGAGATGCTCCGCCCCTGCCTGACTTGATTGCAGATTTACTTCAGGTGCTTGCGCCCTCACGTCCGTCTAATCAGGCTGCTGGAACAACTCAGACGATAGGGCAGAAGCTTTCTGAGCTGATTAAATGTCTAAGAGAGCATCGCTGCCTGATTGTACTAGACAATGGCGAAACGGTTACGTCGGCTCAGGTAGGTTCGTTATCAATCGCTTCATCAGACCACAGCAGAAAAGATCGCCTAGCACCAGGCTACAGCGCTTCCAACTACAGCGCTTCCAACTACGACCTGTTCTGGCAACAGTTGGGACAAACCACACACCAGAGCGCGGTTGTTCTCACCAGCCGGGAAAAACCGACCAGCATTGCCGCCCATGAAGGTAATACGCTACCTGTTCGCTCGCTGCGGCTAACCGGATTGCCCGCAGCGTTGGGCCGTACGCTGTTTGAGCTTAGAGGGAGCTTCAGCGGCACAGCAACAGAATGGCAACAGCTCGTCGATTACTATGCGGGTAACCCTCTGGCGCTGAAAATGGTCGCTGCAGTGATTCAAGAGTTGTTTAATGGACAGCTAGCGGATTTTCTAGATTGTGCAAAATCGGGCGGCGCTATCTTTGGAGATATTGAAGATCTGCTGAGACAGCAGATAGGGCGGCTTTCGGTCCTACAGCAACAAACGCTTGACTGGCTAGCGATCGCCCGTCAGCCCATCACAATCTCTCAGATCCGCAGCTACTTTGTTCCTGTCTTAGGCTTAGAGCTAGGAGAACTGCTCGCGGCGCTATCCGCATTAGAGCGTCGCAGCCTAATTGAAAAACTATCGCCTAACCCAGAAACTTCACAGCCTAGCTTCACGCTGCAGCCAGTGGTAATGGAATACGCCACGCATCGATTAATTGAGCGCGTTTGCGAACAAATGCTCACCCGTCAGATGGTTTCTCACTCATCGCTGGCTTCTCATGCGCTGATTCAAGCTCAAGCGAGAGATTATGTTCGTGAAACTCAAACCCGGCTGATTCTCAAACCGATTGCCGATCGACTGCTGGCGTTGAGCAGTCCAGCTAACTGGGCACAGATCATTCAACAATGGTTAGACGAACTGCGCCAAATACCATCACAGATAGGCTATGCAGGCGGAAACTTAATCAATTTACTGGTTCAGATGCAGGTTGATTTGAGTGACTGGGATTTCTCCCGCTTGCCTATTTGGAGCGCTTATCTCAAAGGCGTTGATTTACATCGAGTCAGCTTTGTTGCTTCTGATCTGACTCACTCTGTCTTTAACGAAACATTTAGTCAGGTGCTATCAGTGGCTTTTAGCCCAGACGGAAAGCTGTTGGCCACTGGCGATATCAACCACGAAATCCAGATTTGGCAGAGTGCAGATGGGAAGCCGTTACTCAGCCTGACTATGGACGAAGGCTGGGTTTGGTCAGTGGCCTTTAGTCCAAACGGTAAGCTGATTGCGGGTAGCGCCAACGGTGCGGTTCATCTTTGGCATGTGCAGAACGGAGAGTTGGTGCAGTGCTTTGACGATTACAGTGATCGCGTCTTCTGCGTTTCATTTAGTCCCGACGGCAAACTACTCGCAACCGGTAGCGAAGATCGCCAGGTGAAAGTCTGGGATCTCAAGACAGGGCACCTATTGCACCAGCTAAAGGGACATACCGATGAGGTACGCTCTGTTGCTTTTTTACCAACACAACAACCTTCTTCTACCCTAGCTAGCGCTAGCTATGACGGGACAGTACGCCTTTGGCATGCGATCAAAGGAGAGTGTTTAGCAGTACTCGGTGGTTCTGAATTAAGTGATTCCGAATTAAGTGGTTCCAATGTAAGCGATTCTGACCGAAGCGATTCTAATCGGCTCAGCTCTGTTGCTTTTAGCCCCGATGGCCTGGTCTTAGCTAGCGGAGGTGCATCTGGATACCTTCATCTCTGGCACGTCAAAACAAAGAAAGCATGGCAGCTGCTGGACGCTCAGCAGCCTATCCGCAGTATCGCCTTTAGCCCTGATGGCAATACGGTGGCCGTTGGGGCCAACGATGGTAATATTTGGCGTTGGAATTACCGCACCGGAGAGAGCCTGCAGATGCTCTCAGGCCATACGAGCTGGATTAGCGCCATTACATATAGCCCTAATCAGATGCTAGCGAGCGGCAGCGAAGATCGCTCCGTACGAATCTGGCGGGGTAACCTTTGTCTGCGGCAGCTACAGGGCTACAGTAACGGCATCTGGTCAGTCGCGTTCAACAGACAAGGGACTCTTTTAGCGAGCGGTAATCAGGATCGAGATCTGAGGCTGTGGTCCGTTCAAACAGGTGAGCTACTCAGCACGCTAAGAGGTCACAAGAGCTGGATTTGGTCAGTCAGCTTTAGCCCTACGCGGCCTACGGTCGCTAGCAGTAGCGAAGACCAAACGATTCGGATCTGGGACATTCAATCTCAGCAGCAAAAGTACGTTCTTACAGGTCACGGAGATGCGGTTTTAAGCCTACTTCATGCACCAGATGGCAGTCTTTGGAGCGGTAGCTTGGACGGCACTCTGAAGCAATGGTCAGAAGAGGGCATCTGCCTACAAACACTCAATAGTCACGACGGCGGTGTCTGGACTGTGGCCCTTAGTTTAGATGGGCAGCTATTGCTGAGCGGCAGTCAAGATCAAACTATCAAACTTTGGAATCCGGTGAGCGGTAGCGTTATTGATACCCTCAATGGCCATCAAAGCTGGATTCGCTCGGTGGCGATGAGCCCCGATTGTAAAACGCTGCTGAGCGGCGGTGCAGATGGCATACTCAAAATTTGGCAACGCGATCGCAACGGAAAGTACCGCTGCCAACAAACCTACGCTGCACATGGAGGCCCTATTCTGTCAATCGCTATCCACAAAAACGGACGCCAGGCAACAACTAGCAGCACCGATAGCACTATCAAACTTTGGGAGTTGAAGACAGGCATTTGCCAAGAAATTCAGCAAGCGCACAATCGCTGGATAAAATCTCTTACCTACAGTCCAGATGGCTCAACGCTAGCAAGCTGCAGTCAGGACGCAACGATCAAGCTTTGGCAAGTAGCCTCTTCTCCCCCTTGGCTGATGTTGACTCAGACTCTACGGATGCCCAGACCTTAT
It includes:
- a CDS encoding BMP family ABC transporter substrate-binding protein is translated as MGNSRFGVSRRQLIRGLLATGAYGLTVKFGTGCSAESASSDATGDKDGMTFGFIYVGPKDDYGYNQAHAEGAAAMAKEFSWAEIVEEANVPETTAVAESMRSMIDIDGVKALFPTSFGYFDPHIVKLAEEYPDVQFFHAGGLYEEGGTPKNVGSYFGYIDEAQYVAGIVAALTSQTGKLGFVGAKPIPQVLRNINSFTLGARSVKPEITTQVIFTGNWAEPIKEAEATNSMADQGIDVVTCHVDSPKVVVETAEKRGIFSSGYHANQLPLAPKGYLTGAEWDWSNVYRQLAEEIHAGKTLMEGGIPHVLRGGLKEGFCKVSDYGPAVSSEAQQAADAAKAQFMDGSMVIYDGEIKDNKGNVVVSASESLKQQDPKLEKMNYLVEGVLGSIG
- a CDS encoding WD40 repeat domain-containing protein — protein: MTSEEVLSLVEHAIYSSDRVKRSLSPLQRTVFRYVWEGSYSYGEIAQHSGYELSYVKQTGSQLWRMLSKVLEEKVTKNNVRVVLQRNIQSIAALSLESSNSPVVDWGDAVDISCFYGRQAELTQLTNWVVSDRCRLIGIFGMGGMGKTALSIRLAQQLEQKGGFSRIVWRSLRDAPPLPDLIADLLQVLAPSRPSNQAAGTTQTIGQKLSELIKCLREHRCLIVLDNGETVTSAQVGSLSIASSDHSRKDRLAPGYSASNYSASNYDLFWQQLGQTTHQSAVVLTSREKPTSIAAHEGNTLPVRSLRLTGLPAALGRTLFELRGSFSGTATEWQQLVDYYAGNPLALKMVAAVIQELFNGQLADFLDCAKSGGAIFGDIEDLLRQQIGRLSVLQQQTLDWLAIARQPITISQIRSYFVPVLGLELGELLAALSALERRSLIEKLSPNPETSQPSFTLQPVVMEYATHRLIERVCEQMLTRQMVSHSSLASHALIQAQARDYVRETQTRLILKPIADRLLALSSPANWAQIIQQWLDELRQIPSQIGYAGGNLINLLVQMQVDLSDWDFSRLPIWSAYLKGVDLHRVSFVASDLTHSVFNETFSQVLSVAFSPDGKLLATGDINHEIQIWQSADGKPLLSLTMDEGWVWSVAFSPNGKLIAGSANGAVHLWHVQNGELVQCFDDYSDRVFCVSFSPDGKLLATGSEDRQVKVWDLKTGHLLHQLKGHTDEVRSVAFLPTQQPSSTLASASYDGTVRLWHAIKGECLAVLGGSELSDSELSGSNVSDSDRSDSNRLSSVAFSPDGLVLASGGASGYLHLWHVKTKKAWQLLDAQQPIRSIAFSPDGNTVAVGANDGNIWRWNYRTGESLQMLSGHTSWISAITYSPNQMLASGSEDRSVRIWRGNLCLRQLQGYSNGIWSVAFNRQGTLLASGNQDRDLRLWSVQTGELLSTLRGHKSWIWSVSFSPTRPTVASSSEDQTIRIWDIQSQQQKYVLTGHGDAVLSLLHAPDGSLWSGSLDGTLKQWSEEGICLQTLNSHDGGVWTVALSLDGQLLLSGSQDQTIKLWNPVSGSVIDTLNGHQSWIRSVAMSPDCKTLLSGGADGILKIWQRDRNGKYRCQQTYAAHGGPILSIAIHKNGRQATTSSTDSTIKLWELKTGICQEIQQAHNRWIKSLTYSPDGSTLASCSQDATIKLWQVASSPPWLMLTQTLRMPRPYEALNVDCASGLSIAQRSALKQLGAIENGMIHPRVTL